The Nostoc cf. commune SO-36 genomic sequence TTCGTCGCCCTTGGTAGTTTCTTCATCACACCGCGTGATGTTAAATGGTTTGCAAATTTAAGTCGCCCGCGTTGGCTAGTTTTTGAGCCGTTGATTCCAGTCATCTGGACTGTAATTTTTATTTGCGGTGCAGCTTCAGCTTATGTTGTCTGGGAAAAAAATCCCGGAAGCCCAATTACTTGGCTATTAATGGCTTTGTACCTCTTGGTGGAAATTATCACCGTTGCCTATATACCTTCAATGTTAAGGTTTCGCAGCCTCAAAGTTGGGGAAGTTCTTGGGCTAATCGGTTTGATTTCAGGCGTTGTCCTCGCAATCTGCGTTTTGCCGATTTCTCTAATGGCGGCGTTGTTACTCCTTCCCTATCTAGTTTGGACTCCTATTGGTACTTACACCACCGACGAGTTAAAAGAGTTGAATCCTCTAGATGCTTGAAGAAGAATTCAGGAGTCAGAATTCAGGAGTCAGAATCAAGACGCGACGCTCGAATACTCGCTAACGCTCCGCTATCGCGGACTCGCTAACGCTACGCTATCGTGGACTCGCTACCGCTACGCTATCCGCCACTCGTACAGAATTCATACTGAATTCTGACTCCTGACTCCTGAATTCTGTTTAGATAATTAGGACTTACGCAAAATATCTCTCAAACTCTGATTTCTCCGTGTACTCTGCGCCTCTGTGGTTCGTTATTCCGTAACTCTTGCGTAAGTCCTAATAATGAATTTATGCAAGCCGTCCATAACGTGCCGTGACAGGATTGGCTGGATTAGATTGATTATTCAGCCAAGCCCACATTTGATCGCCAATAGAAAAATGCCACCACTCTCTAGGATTGCGTTGAAAACCGACTTTTAACATTACATCTTGCAATAGCTGACGGTGAGCATGATACTTTTGGGCTTCTGGGCGATCGCTATTGGCATAATAATCTGGATGCGATCGCTCTGACATTTCATCAATTGGCGAACCCATATTTACTATTTGCCCTGCATTGTCTACCAGCGTCACATCCACCGCCGCACCTGTACTGTGAGGAGGAGGAGTTTTTTCATCAAAACTTGGTACAGCCCAAATTGCATAAACTGCTTCCCAAATTTCTTGGCGTTGGTTTGGGGATAATTCCACATCAGTTAATCCCCTATCTTGCATTGCTTGGGCGAAGCTGTAATCTACCATAAACTGCTGGACTGCTACTGGGCGATAAGCATCAAAAATTTGGATACGCCAGTTTGAATGCAGCAGTTGAAGATAATTTTGCGCTTGGATTAAATTTTCAATAACACTTTGACGGAGATAATAGGGAGAGCGATCGCCATAAGGCGCACCTAATTTTTCATAAGGATGCGAAGATTCCACCGCAAACAATTCTAAAGGAATCGCCATTAACGGTTCACCACACTCAAAAATTGGAATTTGATGATAAGCTCTCATCTAGTCAGCTACACAGGACTTACGGATTTTAACGCAAGCATAGTATTTTGGTAAAAACTTAGGCAATTGCCAAATCATAATGTAAAACTAAGATTTCATCTGCTCTCAAAGTCGCCATTGCATATTCGCAACCCTGGGTATCAGCAAACTCAACTAAATAATATTCTTTTTGCTCATACACTTCTACAATTGTCCCAACTTGCCCACTAGGTAAGCTTTCGATAGAAGTATAATCTTCTTCCACTAGTTGTAATCTCTCAATGGGAATCGGCTTAAGTGTAGCAATAGTATCCAAAAGTTTAATTTTGTTCATTTAACTTCAAAAATGCAGTAATCAAACGTGGATAGGGTTTATTAGTGGTAGTTTCCCAGATTGTTCGCAGCCTGATTCCGCCTGTATCAGGTACTATCCAATCTACCTTAAACTGTTGACCAAATTGTGTAGTACTTTGCTGAACAACTTCACCTGAAACTGCTGCTATTTGAATAAGTTCACGCAAAACATAGGCGTTTTCTAGTGTGATTCCTAGAATTGATGCGAAAACTCTAGCTTTATGTTTCCCACTCGGATGTTCTGGGTTTAGACAATAACTTATAAGCTTTTCCGTCGAAATCTCTGCTTGTTCACCGTTGGGTAATTTCATTGTCTATGAATATCCCCTAACAGACTTCAAATTTTATCATTAACGGTTTGTTTATTTTAATGCTCAATCAAAACCAAACACCTATATTAGATGCCTTAAAAGCCAATGCAGGAAGACTCCATGCACCTTTTTACACCCCAGGACATAAACAAGGTAAGGGAATTTCTCAACCCTTAGCTGACTTATTTGGTAAAGCCGTCTTTCGCGCTGATTTAACCGAATTAGCAGATTTAGATAATCTCTTTGCACCCCAAGGCGTTATTCAAGAAGCACAACAACTAGCAGCAGCAGCTTTTGGCGCTTCACAAACATGGTTCCTTGTCAATGGTTCTACCTGTGGGATTGAAGCAGCAATTCTCGCTACCTGTGGCACAGGCGATAAAATTATTCTGCCTCGCAATGTACATTCATCTGCGATCGCTGGTTTAATTCTCTCCGGTGCAATACCAATTTTTCTCAATCCTGAATACGATCCAGTTTTAGATATTGCCCATAGCATCACGCCCAACGCTGTAGAATCTGCACTCCAACAACATCCAGATGCCAAAGCAGTGTTGACAGTTTACCCAACATATTACGGCGTTTGTGGAAATTTGAGTGCGATCGCCAACATTACACATCAATATAATATTCCTCTACTTGTAGATGAAGCCCACGGCGCACACTTTGCTTTTCATCCAGAATTACCCACTCCAGCCTTAGCCGCAGGTGCTGATTTAACTGTACAATCCATCCACAAAGTACTCGGTGCGATGACACAGGCATCAATGCTGCATATTCAAGGTAACAGGATAGATTGCGATCGCATCAGTAAAGCTTTGCAACTCGTACAATCTACCAGTCCTAGTTATTTACTTTTAGCTTCTTTAGATGCAGCGCGTCAGCAAATGGCACTCCACGGAAAAATGCTGATGTCTCGCACTTTACAACTTGCTAATGAAGCTAGAACAAAAATCAGTCAAATTCCTGGCTTATCTGTTTTAAGCCCTTCTCAAGGGGGGTTGAGGGGATCTCCCGGCTTTGTAGCTTTAGACAAAACACGATTAACTGTCACTGTTTCTGGTTTAGGTTTAACCGGATTTGAGGCAGATGAAATTCTAGATGAAAAATTTGCTGTCACCGCCGAATTCGCTTCACTGCAACATCTCACCTTTATCATTAGTTTAGGCAACACCTCAGCCGATATTGAGCAACTGGTACAAAGTTTTACCACTCTTGCCAAAGAATATCGCCGAACCAACTTAACTGTTAAAAGCGATCTTTGCCAGGATATTTTCACTGCAAAGTGCCATCCTTTACATTTTTCTCCCCGTGAAGCCTTTTTTGCTGTCAGCGAAATATTACCTTTGATACAGACTAATCAACGCATCTGTGCAGAAATCGTCTGTCCCTATCCTCCAGGAATTCCCTTGTTAATGCCGGGAGAAGTCATCACCAAACCCGTTCTTGACTATCTGCAACAAATCCAGGCGATGGGGGGATTTATTAGCGGTTGCAATGACACAAGCTTCAAAACTTTGAAAGTGCTGAAAATTTAATTTTTGTCCTCTCAACACTCTCCACCTTCTACAATAAAGATAGACTTTATTGAGATTTGTATAGTTGGGGATAAGCTGTCATGGCTCCCGCCGTTTTCATTCAAAATTTGCAAAAACGCTACGGTACAGTAGTTGCCGTCCAAGATGTTTCCTTTCAGGTAGAACCAGGAGAAATCTTTGGTTTACTTGGCCCCAACGGTGCTGGGAAAACTACTACCTTGCGTGCCTTGTGTACACTCACCACGCCGGATGCTGGCAAAATCGAAGTATCTGGCATCTCTGTGTTAGATAATCCGAGGGTGGCAAGACAACGACTAGGCTATGTAGCCCAGGAAGTAGCTATAGATAAGGTGTTGACTGGAAAAGAATTGCTGCAATTGCAAGCCGCACTTTATCACCTTCCAGGCGCAGTAGCCAAACAGCGCATCGAGACGGTATTAGATTTACTCGGTTTGCAAGAATACGCCAATAAAAAGACAGGAACCTACTCTGGCGGTTTACGCAAGCGTCTAGACTTAGCTGCTGGATTACTCCATTCACCGGATGTTTTGGTGTTGGATGAGCCAACTGTGGGACTTGATATAGAAACCCGTTTTGTCGTTTGGGATTTCCTACGAAAATTACGCGCCTCTGGGACGACGGTAGTAATTACCAGTCATTACTTAGAAGAGGTTGACGCTTTAGCCGATCGCGTGGCAATTATAGATCGCGGCGTTGTAATTGCTGCTGGCACACCTTCACAATTAAAAGATCAAGTAGGGGGCGATCGCATCACTTTGCGAATCCGTGAGTTTTCCCCGATTGAGGAAGCAGAAAAAGCTAAAAACCTCTTGCAACCTTTGCCGTTTGTGCAAGAAGTGATCATCAACAGCGCTCAAGGTAATTCCCTCAACTTGGTGGTGACACCTCAAAATGATGTCCTGATTAACATACAGCAAGCGCTGAATACTGCTGGCTTGCCCATATTTGGTATTGCCCAATCTCGCCCTAGCCTCGATGACGTTTACCTCGCCGCTACAGGACGCACACTAATGGATGCAGAACTAGCAGCCGTTGCCACTCGCGATCCTAAAGCTGAGAAAAAGCAGAATATGAGATAGGGAATGGGGCATGGGGTATGGGGCATGGGGAGATGAGGGAGAAGAACTAATAGATCATGTCCAATGCCCAATGCCCAATCTAAAATTCAAAATCCAAAATCTAAAATTGCTATGAGCGTTACTCCTAAATCTGATATCAATTGGCAGCCGTTAGCATCGCCACAAGCAGATGCTAATCCTGCACCTAACTTTTTCGGTGAATTGGTACAAGAGACGTTGGCTTTAACTCGTCGCTTGTTTATTCAATTGCAACGGCGTCCCTCCACATTGGTTGCCGGAATTATTCAGCCTGTAATGTGGTTGGTGCTATTTGGTGCATTATTTCAAAATGCCCCCAAGGGATTGTTCGGCAGTACGACAAATTACGGACAATTTTTGGCTGCTGGAGTAATTGTGTTTACAGCTTTTGCTGGGGCGCTGAATGCTGGTTTGCCCGTAATGTTTGATCGCGAGTTCGGCTTTTTGAATCGTTTGCTGGTAGCACCGTTAGCATCACGGTTTTCCATTGTCTTTGCTTCAGCAATCTTTATCATCAGCCAAAGTTTGCTGCAAGCTGCTGTGATTGTTGCAGCAGCAGCGTTTATTGGGGCTGGACTACCAGATGCAACGGGTTTATTTGCGATCGCTCTAATTGTCTTCCTCTTAGCTTTGGGTGTAACAGCCATCTCCCTTGGTTTAGCTTTCGCTCTACCCGGACACATTGAATTGATTGCAGTGATTTTCGTCACTAATCTACCATTATTGTTTGCGAGTACTGCTTTAGCACCTCTATCCTTCATGCCTCAATGGTTGCAGGTTGTGGCTACTTTAAATCCTCTCAGCTATGCGATCGAACCAATTCGCTATTTGTATCTCCACAGTAGTTGGGAACTAAATAGCGTAGTCATGCAAGCTCCTTGGGGTGATGTTACCTTTGGGGGAGCATTGTTAGTTTTGTTTGGCTTTGCCGTTGTTGCATTGCTGAGTATTCAACCCCAACTGCGGCGGACTCTTGCTTAAAGAGATAAAATATAGCAATTTTAGGGTCAAAATCCCATGAAAAAATCATTTTTACAAATCACTAGACTCTTTGTCGTTACGGCCGCAGGAATTAGCTTTGCTTCCTTGCTCATAGCTCAACCCAGTTCGGCTCAAGTTAGCAGCCCAGCCGATGCTTTTCCTAGTAACAGTACAACAGACCAAAATACCGATCCTTTTTCCCGTTCAAACTCAGACAACTTTAATATGTTTGACTTGATTCATCGGGCAAATTTCGGGACTCTCAACTGGAATTCTGATCAACAAAACGAACAACTAAACTCAGCAGCAGATGCTTTTAGAGAAAATCAACGAAAATTAATAGAACGTCGTCAACAACAGCAAGCAACCCCTGGTTTGCCATTAGTCATACCACAACCAGTTCCACCAGCATCAGTCCCACCAGCATCTGGTAACTGAATTTTAATAAAGAACCCCAAACCCTCTAGGATTTGGGGTTGAAACTACGCTTTTAAAAAATCCTTAGTTATCAGGTAAAAAACTACAGCCCAAGTACAGCCAAAACATCGCTAGCATGGGTGGTGGTATTTACACTGCTGTCAACATGGGTAATTTTACCGTTGGGGTCAATTACGTAGGTGACGCGTTTGGCATAACCACCGCCATCTACATCGAAAGCTTTGATGAGGGATTTGTCACTGTCAGCCAATAAAGGAAAATTCAAATTATATTTTTGGGTGAATGCTTGATGGGAGACTTCATCATCAGCACTGACTCCCAAGATGACAATATCTTTACCTTGATATTGAGCTTGGGCATCCCGAAAACTACAAGCTTGTTTGGTGCAACCTGGGGTGTCATCTTTGGGGTAAAAATACAAAACTACTGTCTTTCCCCTCAAATCAGATAGCGAGACTGTGTTGCCGTTTGTATCTTTGGCGGTAAATGCAGGTGCATCCGTACCAACTGCTAGAGGCATAATTAACCTTTCCTGTTTCAGATTGTTGATGCACTTGAAATTTTACATTAATTTATAATGTTTAAATATAATTACTAAAAAATAGCATAACTAGAATTTAGGTAACTAATTTTGGTTTAATGAGGTATCTGTTACAAGAAAAAATATATTAAATTAATCTTTATTAGAAGAAAAATTTCTCCCCATATACAATGCCTGCTGTTGATTCCCAAAACCCAAATATTTTTGTCTATCCTCAAAGCACAGTAGAAAGAGCCGAGCGATCGCTAGTGTGTTCACCGTTTAATCTATCTTTATTTGAAGTCATGAGACACCAGAGCGTGTCATTAACTGCGATCGCTCTAGAAAATGGACTCAAGCAAGGCTATACTAAGCGCCCTTTATCCGAATTAGCCTGTGATAACGCCTTGGGCTGGCTGATTCAAGTGGGTGTATTACGCCGAGAAGTCGATGGACAGGGGATTACAGATAGTTTTCGCCTCACTCCCTTGGGACGTCAGTTAGTAGAAACAATACCAGGGAAAAAACTGGCGTACTCCTTCATGGCGCGATCGTTTATACGATGCTGTAACTCGTTGGTTGCGGATACTTTTTTAGAATAAAAAACTAAAAAGTTAGGATTAGGGAATCAAAGGGAACAATATATACGGAAACGTCACATCTATTCATGAAGTCTTTACCATAATCATCTAATTGAAACTTTTGATGGTACTGGTAAAGAGATGAGGCAGAGGAAAAGGGTACTGCTCTTGCAAGGGAAATAAATTATACAGGAATTTTCCTCCTGTTCTCTACTCCCTGCTCTCCTATTTTTTAACTGATGGACGGATTGCCATATAATTGTTAACTCCTAAAAATTCACCCTGTATCCTGAAAACTAACTTATAGCAACTATGAAATCAATTATGGTAGTGGGGACAACATCCCATGCAGGGAAATCACTTTTAACTACAGCTATTTGTCGTATTTTGTCGCGGCGTGGTTGGCGAGTGGCTCCCTTTAAAGGTCAAAATATGGCTTTAAATGCTTATGTCACTGCCAGTGGTGGAGAAATTGGCTATGCCCAAGCAGTGCAAGCTTGGGCGGCGGGAGTCGTGCCTTGGGTAGAAATGAACCCAATTTTACTCAAACCCCAAGGAGATATGACATCTCAAGTCATTATAAAAGGTAGGTCTGTAGGCAAAGTGAGTGCCTCAGATTACTACGAGCAATATTTTGAACTGGGGTGGCGGACAA encodes the following:
- a CDS encoding TspO/MBR family protein, giving the protein MIPSWIIIGAVTFFVALGSFFITPRDVKWFANLSRPRWLVFEPLIPVIWTVIFICGAASAYVVWEKNPGSPITWLLMALYLLVEIITVAYIPSMLRFRSLKVGEVLGLIGLISGVVLAICVLPISLMAALLLLPYLVWTPIGTYTTDELKELNPLDA
- a CDS encoding M15 family metallopeptidase; amino-acid sequence: MRAYHQIPIFECGEPLMAIPLELFAVESSHPYEKLGAPYGDRSPYYLRQSVIENLIQAQNYLQLLHSNWRIQIFDAYRPVAVQQFMVDYSFAQAMQDRGLTDVELSPNQRQEIWEAVYAIWAVPSFDEKTPPPHSTGAAVDVTLVDNAGQIVNMGSPIDEMSERSHPDYYANSDRPEAQKYHAHRQLLQDVMLKVGFQRNPREWWHFSIGDQMWAWLNNQSNPANPVTARYGRLA
- a CDS encoding DUF4926 domain-containing protein; this encodes MNKIKLLDTIATLKPIPIERLQLVEEDYTSIESLPSGQVGTIVEVYEQKEYYLVEFADTQGCEYAMATLRADEILVLHYDLAIA
- a CDS encoding DUF6883 domain-containing protein → MKLPNGEQAEISTEKLISYCLNPEHPSGKHKARVFASILGITLENAYVLRELIQIAAVSGEVVQQSTTQFGQQFKVDWIVPDTGGIRLRTIWETTTNKPYPRLITAFLKLNEQN
- a CDS encoding aminotransferase class I/II-fold pyridoxal phosphate-dependent enzyme, with amino-acid sequence MLNQNQTPILDALKANAGRLHAPFYTPGHKQGKGISQPLADLFGKAVFRADLTELADLDNLFAPQGVIQEAQQLAAAAFGASQTWFLVNGSTCGIEAAILATCGTGDKIILPRNVHSSAIAGLILSGAIPIFLNPEYDPVLDIAHSITPNAVESALQQHPDAKAVLTVYPTYYGVCGNLSAIANITHQYNIPLLVDEAHGAHFAFHPELPTPALAAGADLTVQSIHKVLGAMTQASMLHIQGNRIDCDRISKALQLVQSTSPSYLLLASLDAARQQMALHGKMLMSRTLQLANEARTKISQIPGLSVLSPSQGGLRGSPGFVALDKTRLTVTVSGLGLTGFEADEILDEKFAVTAEFASLQHLTFIISLGNTSADIEQLVQSFTTLAKEYRRTNLTVKSDLCQDIFTAKCHPLHFSPREAFFAVSEILPLIQTNQRICAEIVCPYPPGIPLLMPGEVITKPVLDYLQQIQAMGGFISGCNDTSFKTLKVLKI
- a CDS encoding ABC transporter ATP-binding protein — encoded protein: MAPAVFIQNLQKRYGTVVAVQDVSFQVEPGEIFGLLGPNGAGKTTTLRALCTLTTPDAGKIEVSGISVLDNPRVARQRLGYVAQEVAIDKVLTGKELLQLQAALYHLPGAVAKQRIETVLDLLGLQEYANKKTGTYSGGLRKRLDLAAGLLHSPDVLVLDEPTVGLDIETRFVVWDFLRKLRASGTTVVITSHYLEEVDALADRVAIIDRGVVIAAGTPSQLKDQVGGDRITLRIREFSPIEEAEKAKNLLQPLPFVQEVIINSAQGNSLNLVVTPQNDVLINIQQALNTAGLPIFGIAQSRPSLDDVYLAATGRTLMDAELAAVATRDPKAEKKQNMR
- a CDS encoding ABC transporter permease; translated protein: MSVTPKSDINWQPLASPQADANPAPNFFGELVQETLALTRRLFIQLQRRPSTLVAGIIQPVMWLVLFGALFQNAPKGLFGSTTNYGQFLAAGVIVFTAFAGALNAGLPVMFDREFGFLNRLLVAPLASRFSIVFASAIFIISQSLLQAAVIVAAAAFIGAGLPDATGLFAIALIVFLLALGVTAISLGLAFALPGHIELIAVIFVTNLPLLFASTALAPLSFMPQWLQVVATLNPLSYAIEPIRYLYLHSSWELNSVVMQAPWGDVTFGGALLVLFGFAVVALLSIQPQLRRTLA
- a CDS encoding peroxiredoxin, with amino-acid sequence MPLAVGTDAPAFTAKDTNGNTVSLSDLRGKTVVLYFYPKDDTPGCTKQACSFRDAQAQYQGKDIVILGVSADDEVSHQAFTQKYNLNFPLLADSDKSLIKAFDVDGGGYAKRVTYVIDPNGKITHVDSSVNTTTHASDVLAVLGL